In Aquimarina spinulae, a single window of DNA contains:
- a CDS encoding MBOAT family O-acyltransferase — MNRLIDIFSFSEDFPLIFTQANFWIFFAVIYFIYAIVYSKKNLRSAYLFAISLLFYYKTSGLFIGILLFSTVNDFFLGRAIYKSRSVLLQKTLVAISVIINLGTLCYFKYAYFFTESYNFLFQTDYEVINYLAQWTNTWSGVDYFTVDKIILPVGISFYTFQTISYSVDIYRKQIKPLTSIIDFGFFVSFFPQLVAGPIVRAADFVPQIRKEITITKKEFGQATFMILKGLIKKMLFADYIAANFMDRVFDVPEMFSGFTNIMAMFGYSLQIYGDFSGYTDIAIGLALLMGYKLPVNFNSPYKAIHCGDFWRRWHISLSSWLKDYLYIPIGGNRNGSIFSYTFILIFTFLGVFAISDYSIALLAASGIGAMLIITLFSPRLAWHFNRNVNIMITMLVGGLWHGASWKFVIWGGLNGIGIVAYKYWRKISPYAESKAWYVLLWRIALTFVFITFTRIYFRGNSMDHIDRFYQQVITNMDWQNALAVLWEYRIVFIVMLLGYVTHWLPYRTKGWIENAFIKSNMVIKAVVVIAVAIVCYQTYAADFQPFIYFQF; from the coding sequence ATGAATAGACTTATTGACATATTTTCTTTTTCAGAAGATTTTCCGTTGATCTTTACACAAGCGAACTTCTGGATTTTCTTTGCAGTAATATATTTTATTTATGCTATAGTGTATAGCAAAAAAAATCTGCGAAGCGCTTATCTCTTTGCTATAAGTCTACTTTTTTATTATAAAACCAGTGGTCTTTTTATAGGTATTTTACTATTTAGTACGGTCAATGATTTCTTTTTAGGTAGAGCTATTTATAAAAGTAGATCGGTGCTACTTCAAAAAACATTGGTTGCTATAAGTGTGATTATTAACCTGGGAACACTTTGTTATTTTAAGTATGCTTATTTCTTTACAGAATCATATAATTTCCTTTTTCAGACCGATTACGAAGTTATTAATTACCTAGCGCAATGGACTAATACCTGGAGCGGGGTGGATTACTTTACAGTAGATAAGATTATTCTTCCTGTAGGGATTTCTTTTTACACATTTCAAACGATTAGTTACAGTGTAGATATTTATAGAAAACAAATCAAACCTTTAACATCTATTATTGATTTTGGATTTTTTGTTAGTTTTTTCCCGCAGTTGGTTGCTGGGCCAATAGTACGGGCTGCTGATTTTGTCCCTCAGATCAGAAAAGAAATTACGATTACCAAAAAAGAATTTGGCCAGGCAACTTTTATGATTTTAAAGGGCTTGATCAAAAAAATGTTATTTGCCGATTATATTGCAGCCAATTTTATGGATCGGGTATTTGATGTTCCCGAGATGTTTTCTGGTTTTACCAATATCATGGCGATGTTTGGATATTCACTACAAATCTATGGTGATTTTTCTGGGTATACCGATATTGCTATTGGGTTGGCACTGCTTATGGGCTATAAACTACCGGTTAATTTTAATTCACCGTATAAAGCGATTCACTGTGGCGATTTCTGGAGACGTTGGCATATTTCGCTATCCAGCTGGCTTAAAGATTATTTATATATACCTATTGGAGGTAATCGTAATGGCTCTATTTTTTCCTACACATTTATACTGATTTTTACATTTTTAGGAGTTTTTGCGATATCTGATTATTCGATAGCGCTGTTGGCTGCTTCGGGAATTGGTGCTATGCTTATTATTACATTGTTCTCACCCAGATTGGCCTGGCATTTTAATAGAAATGTTAATATTATGATTACCATGTTGGTCGGTGGATTATGGCATGGTGCCTCATGGAAATTTGTGATCTGGGGCGGACTTAATGGTATCGGAATTGTAGCATACAAATATTGGCGTAAAATAAGCCCGTACGCAGAATCTAAGGCCTGGTATGTCTTGCTATGGAGAATTGCACTGACTTTTGTGTTTATTACCTTTACCCGTATCTATTTTAGAGGAAACAGTATGGATCATATTGATCGCTTTTATCAGCAAGTGATCACTAATATGGATTGGCAGAATGCCCTGGCTGTATTGTGGGAGTATCGTATTGTATTTATTGTTATGCTTTTGGGATATGTTACCCACTGGTTACCGTATCGCACCAAAGGTTGGATAGAAAACGCATTTATTAAAAGCAATATGGTTATTAAAGCTGTAGTGGTGATAGCTGTAGCAATTGTCTGCTACCAAACTTATGCAGCCGATTTTCAACCTTTTATTTATTTCCAGTTTTAG
- a CDS encoding GDSL-type esterase/lipase family protein, producing MMTRNKLFFYVWLLTLPLMAQTYVIDTIQNKYPFVNWKANTIKMAENSPAFKTLFRKLDTIAKGGKEDLHVFHIGGSHIQADIYSNRLRSYLQMMSPTAKGQRGFIYPFSIAKTNNPGNYRVKYDGEWKGYRCSVRKDSVAWGLSGVTAVFKDSISNVKIIANGNNYHEKMYDFNKIRIFYDNWSDDYEISFKQDSLVSAITENKEAHFIEYTLHKSVEEIEFCIRKIKDEEKAEFLMMGIELMNDNNGIQYTSIGVNGGSFSYYKRCRFFDDQLLLYKPDLFIVSIGTNDAYHPDFNPDAYKAYYTDLIKLIQKANPDCAVLLTVPNDSYYKKKFPNPRTRIAQKIIYEVAKEQKMAVWDFYEIMGGFNSSKDWYANKLMPRDRIHFTVMGYRIKADLLLQALAHSWENELQLEPNSILNQVINE from the coding sequence ATGATGACACGTAACAAATTATTCTTTTATGTATGGCTTTTAACATTGCCCTTGATGGCACAAACCTATGTTATAGATACCATACAAAATAAATACCCTTTTGTGAATTGGAAAGCCAATACCATAAAAATGGCAGAAAATTCACCGGCATTTAAAACACTTTTCCGCAAATTAGACACCATTGCAAAAGGTGGAAAAGAAGATTTGCACGTTTTTCATATCGGGGGATCTCATATACAAGCAGATATTTATTCGAATCGTCTGCGATCATACCTTCAGATGATGAGCCCCACTGCAAAAGGACAACGAGGGTTTATTTATCCGTTTAGTATTGCCAAAACGAATAATCCTGGTAATTATAGAGTAAAGTATGATGGCGAATGGAAAGGATATCGATGTTCGGTTCGAAAAGATAGTGTAGCCTGGGGATTATCGGGAGTAACAGCCGTTTTTAAAGACAGTATATCCAATGTGAAAATAATAGCGAATGGAAATAATTATCATGAAAAGATGTATGATTTTAATAAAATCAGAATTTTTTATGATAATTGGAGTGATGACTATGAAATATCTTTCAAACAAGATTCGCTAGTATCAGCAATTACAGAAAATAAAGAGGCACATTTTATAGAATATACATTACATAAAAGTGTTGAAGAAATTGAGTTTTGTATTCGCAAAATTAAAGATGAAGAAAAAGCCGAGTTTTTGATGATGGGTATCGAATTGATGAACGATAATAATGGAATTCAATATACTTCTATTGGGGTAAATGGAGGTAGTTTTTCGTATTATAAAAGATGTCGCTTTTTTGATGATCAGTTATTGCTCTACAAACCAGATTTATTTATAGTATCTATTGGTACCAATGATGCATATCACCCCGATTTTAATCCAGACGCATATAAAGCATACTATACAGATTTAATCAAATTAATACAAAAGGCTAATCCCGATTGTGCTGTATTACTTACTGTACCTAATGATTCGTATTATAAAAAGAAATTTCCAAACCCAAGAACCAGAATTGCTCAAAAGATTATCTATGAAGTGGCAAAAGAGCAAAAAATGGCAGTTTGGGATTTTTATGAAATTATGGGAGGTTTTAATTCTTCAAAAGATTGGTATGCAAATAAACTAATGCCTAGAGATCGTATTCATTTTACGGTTATGGGATATCGTATAAAAGCAGATCTTTTGTTACAGGCACTAGCGCATTCATGGGAAAACGAATTGCAATTAGAGCCAAACTCTATTTTGAATCAGGTAATTAATGAATAG
- a CDS encoding GDSL-type esterase/lipase family protein — translation MRIRPIQISLFILFVLGVLFGLMFLSQKGGVQKTQTQDDGFSYEGVSVKYPTYTTFLGLEKDSSLTRQDILEVTQIVTPLDIETDESKKDIALTEEIKKLPDFSKIDTTRIVRIKYPESNPDFADELREKLSSRSCRIIHYGDSQIEGDRITGYLRNRLQGMYGGSGPGFLPVLPVYNQISAIIEPSENWQRYALFDPTQKKFSQRKYGAYLSASRFTAYQKELPDSTMVDSLPIIKASVKIGKSKKAYAKFRYFTNIGLHYGNCNFPIKVSVYNGGVLIQQDDLIADGKYHQYKIRTATAPTDLKIELEGKVSADFYGLTLDGGSRVQIDNVAMRGASGTVFTSSNATIYSQMMRQLRPKIVIMQYGGNTMPYLKDSTDVTKYTKRIARQINWIRRRAKNTNVLFIGPTDMCLPVNGKMETYPLLPYLNAELMKTCLENNVAYWSMYDAMGGKGAMKLWVDEKLTAKDYMHFTWKGTKIISELFFTALYLDLKEPNNHDDT, via the coding sequence TTGAGAATCAGGCCTATTCAAATATCATTATTTATCCTATTCGTATTAGGAGTATTATTTGGACTTATGTTTTTAAGTCAAAAAGGAGGAGTTCAAAAAACTCAAACACAAGATGATGGGTTCTCGTATGAAGGGGTTTCGGTTAAATACCCTACATATACTACATTTTTGGGATTAGAAAAAGACTCATCACTTACAAGGCAAGATATTCTAGAGGTTACTCAGATTGTAACTCCTCTGGATATCGAAACCGATGAAAGTAAAAAAGATATTGCCTTAACAGAGGAAATCAAAAAGCTTCCTGACTTCTCAAAAATTGATACAACTCGCATTGTTAGGATCAAATATCCCGAGAGTAACCCCGATTTTGCAGATGAGTTGAGAGAAAAACTATCTTCCAGATCGTGTAGAATTATACATTATGGTGATTCTCAGATCGAAGGAGATCGTATTACAGGATATCTTCGTAACAGGCTTCAGGGGATGTATGGGGGTAGCGGTCCCGGGTTTCTTCCTGTGTTACCTGTGTATAATCAAATAAGTGCTATTATAGAACCAAGCGAAAATTGGCAACGTTATGCACTTTTTGATCCAACCCAAAAAAAGTTTTCACAGCGAAAATATGGTGCATATCTTTCTGCTTCTCGTTTTACAGCATATCAAAAAGAGCTTCCGGATAGTACTATGGTTGATTCTTTACCAATCATCAAAGCTTCTGTAAAAATAGGGAAGTCTAAGAAAGCATATGCAAAATTCAGGTATTTTACCAATATTGGTTTGCATTATGGTAATTGTAACTTTCCGATCAAAGTATCGGTATATAATGGTGGAGTTTTAATTCAGCAAGACGATTTGATTGCAGATGGTAAATACCATCAATATAAAATAAGAACAGCGACTGCACCTACAGATCTTAAAATTGAACTGGAAGGCAAGGTGAGCGCAGATTTTTATGGATTAACGTTGGATGGAGGATCTAGAGTGCAAATTGATAATGTAGCGATGCGTGGTGCTTCGGGAACTGTTTTTACAAGCTCTAATGCGACTATCTATAGCCAGATGATGAGGCAATTAAGACCCAAAATTGTTATTATGCAATATGGGGGTAATACGATGCCATATCTCAAAGATTCTACCGATGTAACCAAGTATACTAAACGAATTGCCAGACAAATAAATTGGATTAGAAGACGAGCAAAAAATACCAACGTTTTATTTATAGGACCAACAGATATGTGTCTTCCGGTAAACGGTAAAATGGAAACCTACCCATTATTGCCGTATCTTAATGCTGAATTAATGAAAACTTGCCTGGAAAATAATGTAGCCTACTGGAGTATGTATGATGCTATGGGGGGAAAAGGAGCAATGAAATTATGGGTAGACGAAAAATTAACTGCCAAAGATTATATGCATTTTACCTGGAAAGGAACCAAAATAATTTCAGAACTATTTTTTACAGCCCTATACCTTGACCTCAAAGAACCTAATAACCATGATGACACGTAA
- a CDS encoding response regulator transcription factor gives MKSRHLVYIILFFSNQFICAQYEISGQLSNYNELWHDKIYMAYIEPGENHNIASSRQIINSTTLDTYGNFVFKGNNLPPENSFVRIYLVESEEIDVMLSRKPKNHILLILNDKSKIHIESSDFSSNPLDYIITGDFEKQNNKIKELELSLYNINNQDSNPYLKSEKGKKLIAKKRKHIIKEFCKSNTYPLVNIFAVQKLNIEKDYTNDSDFYKELLYKLKKSNKETFAYVEAFSKKIDVIGYKTNKAEHKADKYNFSLFKDIAIILLFLFVIILIIYIFSLKKKIASISPTHIQPKKYEFTDYNQLIKSLTRREKEILELIIQDYQNKEIAIQLHLEVSTIKSHLSKMYTKLNVKNRNELKTILAS, from the coding sequence ATGAAGAGCAGACATCTTGTTTACATCATTCTATTTTTTTCAAATCAATTTATCTGTGCACAGTATGAAATTTCTGGTCAGCTATCAAATTATAATGAGCTTTGGCATGATAAAATTTATATGGCGTACATAGAACCAGGCGAAAACCACAATATTGCATCTTCCCGTCAAATTATTAATTCTACAACACTTGATACGTATGGGAATTTTGTTTTCAAAGGAAATAATTTACCACCAGAAAACAGTTTTGTAAGAATTTACCTGGTAGAAAGCGAAGAAATTGATGTAATGTTATCTCGTAAACCTAAAAATCATATTTTACTTATTCTTAACGACAAATCAAAAATACATATAGAATCTTCAGATTTTAGTTCTAACCCTCTTGATTATATAATCACAGGGGATTTTGAGAAACAAAATAATAAAATAAAAGAGCTAGAATTATCGCTCTACAATATAAATAACCAAGATTCTAATCCTTATCTAAAATCAGAAAAAGGGAAAAAGTTAATTGCAAAAAAAAGAAAACACATTATTAAAGAATTCTGTAAATCAAACACGTATCCGCTTGTAAACATATTTGCCGTTCAAAAATTAAATATTGAAAAAGATTACACAAATGATTCCGATTTTTACAAAGAGCTTCTTTATAAGTTAAAGAAAAGTAATAAAGAAACATTTGCCTATGTTGAGGCATTTAGTAAAAAAATAGATGTAATTGGATATAAGACTAATAAGGCCGAACACAAAGCTGATAAATACAACTTTTCTCTATTTAAGGATATTGCGATTATTCTCCTTTTCTTATTCGTAATTATCTTAATTATTTACATTTTTAGTCTGAAAAAGAAAATTGCCTCAATATCACCGACCCATATTCAACCCAAAAAATATGAGTTTACAGATTATAATCAATTAATTAAATCACTCACCAGGCGCGAAAAAGAAATATTAGAACTTATCATCCAAGATTATCAAAATAAGGAAATTGCCATCCAACTTCATTTAGAAGTTTCTACTATTAAATCTCACCTATCAAAGATGTACACCAAACTTAATGTTAAAAATAGAAATGAACTTAAAACAATATTAGCCTCTTAA
- a CDS encoding TlpA family protein disulfide reductase, producing the protein MKKITILFSFIITLSLSCTNDSAKTLPQDTSITSPRKAIEISLKDIYNKPDLVIPTIASLKGEVIILDFWATWCSPCIAEFPKNNVLYNKYKDKGVNIIAITNDPKEKLENFLKNVDLDFWIARIEDKQTLKDYEIQSFPSIVIINKKGEIVHRGRRITEELIEEVLTTDTIALKKLTEPKMNNDSKLSGISFAGGFYPGEDPVYIDLIKNINANKTEASRKLVDKANIRSFVIRKSPYQKSNIAGYSSRNSSVGITIIGNELTNIFKIINNIPSEIRIQNKSKDTFAYDIIYSKNEKGNDVKKAFKEIHEELLSYLDIKFKNVENEHLVNKLTATLPNQYIITKDELEEGTSTLYTPIQRLLPLFENTSKEFFTSDIDLKDKLVYTYGIKLNEIKKVTDPIHEIKLLLQEKGIIITKEKEHIETFEIIDSQ; encoded by the coding sequence ATGAAAAAAATCACAATTCTTTTTAGCTTCATTATCACACTAAGCTTAAGTTGTACTAATGATAGCGCTAAAACTTTGCCCCAAGACACTAGCATAACCTCCCCAAGAAAGGCTATCGAAATCTCATTAAAAGACATTTATAACAAGCCAGATCTTGTAATACCTACAATTGCATCTCTTAAAGGAGAAGTTATAATTTTAGATTTTTGGGCTACCTGGTGTAGCCCATGCATCGCAGAATTCCCTAAGAACAATGTATTATACAATAAATACAAAGACAAAGGAGTAAACATCATTGCCATTACAAATGATCCAAAAGAAAAATTAGAGAATTTTCTAAAAAATGTTGATCTTGATTTTTGGATTGCTAGAATAGAGGACAAACAAACCCTTAAGGATTATGAGATTCAATCTTTCCCTAGTATTGTAATTATCAACAAAAAGGGTGAAATCGTTCATCGAGGCAGACGCATTACTGAAGAATTAATAGAAGAGGTTTTAACAACAGACACCATTGCTCTTAAAAAACTAACAGAACCAAAAATGAACAATGACTCTAAATTGTCGGGAATATCATTTGCTGGTGGTTTTTATCCAGGTGAAGATCCTGTTTATATTGATTTAATAAAAAATATAAATGCAAACAAAACTGAAGCATCCCGTAAATTAGTCGACAAAGCAAATATTAGAAGTTTTGTAATACGCAAATCACCATATCAAAAAAGTAATATTGCTGGCTATAGCTCAAGGAATAGTTCTGTCGGAATTACGATTATAGGTAATGAGTTAACCAATATTTTCAAAATAATTAATAATATTCCTTCAGAAATTCGAATACAAAATAAATCCAAGGACACTTTTGCTTATGACATCATATATTCTAAAAATGAAAAAGGAAATGATGTAAAAAAAGCATTTAAAGAAATACACGAAGAGTTATTGAGTTATTTAGATATCAAATTTAAAAATGTTGAAAATGAACATTTAGTAAACAAATTAACGGCTACTCTTCCCAATCAATATATTATCACAAAAGATGAATTAGAAGAAGGAACCTCAACACTTTACACTCCTATTCAACGACTCTTACCACTTTTTGAAAACACATCTAAAGAGTTTTTCACTTCTGACATTGACTTAAAAGACAAATTAGTCTACACCTACGGTATAAAATTAAACGAAATCAAAAAAGTTACCGATCCCATACACGAAATTAAACTACTTCTTCAAGAAAAAGGAATTATAATAACAAAGGAAAAAGAGCATATTGAAACTTTTGAGATTATCGATTCGCAATAA
- a CDS encoding CDC27 family protein encodes MPYFLIIALQGFCIYHAIKNKNNYYWFFVIIFLPVLGSVIYLLTQVFSKKDLDVVQNEIVNVINPTKKIDDLQKQLEFADTFQNRVNLADALLEIKDYTNAINEYEVALSTNYDKDTGVIKKLIEGYYQIKNYDKVIFCAEKINAKPDFKGSRSQFLYGLALEEIGQSEKAEDNLRQIDQRYSNYQERYIFAQFLVEKGKNEEAKEILSEILTESRHMSKPNRSKYQGVVNDVKKLASSL; translated from the coding sequence ATGCCATATTTTTTAATTATTGCCTTACAAGGCTTTTGTATTTACCATGCTATCAAGAATAAAAACAATTACTATTGGTTTTTTGTAATTATATTTTTACCAGTATTGGGGAGTGTTATCTACCTTTTGACTCAGGTATTTAGTAAGAAAGATTTGGATGTGGTTCAGAATGAAATTGTGAACGTGATTAATCCTACCAAGAAGATTGATGATTTACAAAAACAATTAGAATTTGCTGATACATTTCAGAATCGAGTGAATTTGGCAGATGCTTTATTAGAAATAAAAGATTATACTAATGCTATAAACGAATACGAAGTGGCACTTAGTACTAATTATGATAAAGATACAGGTGTCATCAAAAAATTGATCGAAGGGTATTATCAAATCAAAAACTATGATAAAGTTATCTTTTGTGCCGAGAAGATAAATGCTAAACCTGATTTTAAAGGATCTAGAAGTCAGTTTTTATATGGTTTGGCATTAGAAGAAATAGGACAGTCTGAAAAAGCAGAAGATAATTTGAGACAGATTGATCAACGATATTCTAATTATCAGGAACGATATATATTTGCTCAGTTTTTGGTAGAAAAAGGAAAAAATGAAGAAGCTAAAGAAATTCTATCCGAAATTTTGACAGAATCTCGACACATGTCAAAACCCAATCGAAGTAAATATCAGGGAGTAGTAAATGATGTAAAGAAATTAGCTTCTTCTCTTTAG